One Echinicola strongylocentroti DNA window includes the following coding sequences:
- a CDS encoding glycoside hydrolase family 2 protein, with protein MKDLKNSMLVLLILTWGIWDNGVQAQTLPHGFPSTDRSKSTINQDWKFHLGDPEGGFYGASYDDSSWETVTLPHTLSLTSLALDGMQDEKTQLEFHREVGWYRRQVTVPENDKKVYLEFEGAHQVTDLWVNGKHVGKHEVGGYTPFHFDITDHVEKGTSNQITLLVDNRRNEAVPPDPGPFDYVKFSGLYRDVYLVQTHPVHVGFNWESMTSGVTITTPTVDPVNRNATINVKTSVKNDLPEPVEAKVLTRIIDQEGMVVMRLAQTAKIPAGQSYQYNQIGSLEDNVQLWGIDNPYLYRVNSVVVVNDQTVDYVENNLGIRKFELDPQQGFILNGKPIELIGFNRHQQYPYVGDAVPNSLHYKDMLQFKEFGFNVMRTAHYPQDDAILDACDRLGILVYEEAPSWIDMSKNPQWWENFEKAERTMIRNHRNHPSVVIWGGGINHRGYVPRVHNTAKQEDPTRLTASQGARWTGWQSSGLTDINANMLYGPFIWDRSEPMFAMEGHAGPKALAPFRADTLMTGLISWTAHAYYTFHPSHDKANDPIDRTRSGAMTIFRYPRPDLHWYKAEMKEEPFIYIPQDWTAGRDSITVFSNVPEVVLYVNDKEIARKKPSQDTAFIGLHHAPFVFNDVTYEEGTLKAVAANSGGEPVFFVRRTPKKPRRIVLEVDTVGRDFTADGSDILMTYAKVVDENGTVVRDYDDKVQFSVEGDASVIGDSKDINANPMFTEYGVAPALIRAGKVPGTVTIKASAKGLESGMASVQLVPNEPDRMISQAKPIYDFTSTNVDIGANDQLVQFGWEYWLGKEEEASNYEIPGFEEATVRVTTTSGEGIIRWLGEMNVIGKYGFVYGDGLLGIDDKGIQLTFSGLPAGTYRLKTWHHAPQSNSDEMDPNKEKLKHIRILDIPHERSLTIKSDQSEEVVKVTEGKNMQEAQPGIATVYIKVEEGRETVVYINGHEGKGIWLNGFQLSEWFSEY; from the coding sequence ATGAAAGATTTGAAAAATAGCATGCTGGTCTTGCTGATATTGACCTGGGGTATTTGGGACAATGGTGTTCAGGCACAAACCCTACCTCATGGCTTTCCGTCCACTGACCGCAGCAAAAGCACTATCAATCAGGATTGGAAATTTCATTTAGGTGATCCAGAAGGAGGATTTTACGGAGCAAGCTATGATGACAGCTCTTGGGAAACCGTCACCTTGCCCCACACCTTATCCTTGACTTCCCTTGCATTGGATGGGATGCAGGATGAAAAAACACAGTTGGAATTTCATCGGGAAGTGGGCTGGTACAGAAGACAGGTCACTGTTCCCGAAAATGACAAAAAAGTGTACCTGGAGTTTGAGGGAGCCCATCAGGTAACGGATTTATGGGTGAATGGAAAGCATGTGGGAAAACACGAGGTAGGCGGGTATACCCCGTTTCATTTTGATATTACAGACCATGTGGAGAAGGGGACTTCCAATCAAATTACCCTTTTGGTCGACAACCGCCGTAACGAGGCGGTTCCGCCAGATCCAGGACCATTTGATTATGTGAAGTTCAGTGGGCTATACCGGGATGTTTACCTTGTCCAGACCCACCCCGTTCACGTAGGGTTCAATTGGGAATCGATGACTTCTGGGGTGACCATCACTACGCCTACAGTGGATCCAGTAAACAGGAATGCCACGATCAATGTGAAAACATCCGTAAAAAATGACCTGCCCGAACCTGTAGAAGCAAAGGTTTTGACACGGATCATAGATCAGGAAGGCATGGTCGTGATGCGTTTGGCCCAAACTGCCAAGATTCCTGCAGGGCAATCCTATCAATATAATCAAATAGGAAGCTTGGAAGATAATGTACAGTTGTGGGGTATTGATAACCCTTACTTATATCGGGTCAACTCCGTGGTGGTGGTGAATGATCAGACGGTGGATTATGTAGAAAATAATCTGGGCATTAGGAAATTCGAGCTGGATCCGCAGCAGGGGTTTATCCTCAATGGAAAACCCATAGAGCTCATTGGCTTTAACCGCCATCAGCAATACCCGTATGTCGGTGATGCGGTGCCCAATTCTCTACACTATAAGGACATGCTCCAATTCAAGGAGTTTGGTTTTAATGTAATGAGGACGGCCCACTACCCACAGGATGATGCTATTTTGGATGCTTGTGACCGGTTAGGGATCTTGGTGTATGAGGAGGCTCCTTCTTGGATTGATATGAGCAAAAACCCGCAATGGTGGGAGAATTTCGAAAAAGCCGAGCGGACCATGATCCGCAATCACCGCAATCACCCTTCTGTGGTGATATGGGGCGGAGGGATCAACCACCGCGGGTATGTGCCGAGGGTACACAATACCGCAAAGCAAGAGGATCCTACGCGGTTAACGGCCTCACAAGGAGCCCGGTGGACTGGCTGGCAGTCTTCTGGCCTTACCGATATCAATGCCAATATGCTGTATGGGCCTTTTATTTGGGATCGGTCCGAACCGATGTTTGCGATGGAAGGCCATGCAGGTCCTAAAGCCCTGGCTCCGTTTCGAGCTGATACATTGATGACGGGATTGATTTCCTGGACGGCGCATGCCTACTATACTTTTCATCCTAGCCATGACAAGGCCAATGACCCCATAGACAGGACACGAAGTGGAGCTATGACCATTTTTAGGTATCCACGGCCAGACCTGCATTGGTACAAGGCGGAGATGAAAGAGGAGCCTTTTATCTATATTCCCCAAGATTGGACCGCCGGAAGGGACAGTATCACCGTATTCAGTAATGTACCTGAAGTGGTGTTGTATGTGAATGATAAAGAAATAGCTAGAAAGAAGCCTTCCCAGGACACTGCCTTCATTGGTCTTCACCATGCCCCGTTTGTATTCAATGATGTCACGTATGAAGAGGGAACATTAAAAGCAGTAGCGGCCAATAGCGGTGGAGAGCCGGTTTTCTTTGTCCGGAGGACACCCAAAAAACCAAGAAGGATTGTTTTGGAAGTGGATACCGTAGGAAGGGATTTTACGGCAGATGGATCAGATATATTGATGACCTATGCAAAGGTGGTCGATGAAAATGGCACTGTGGTCAGGGATTATGATGATAAAGTGCAATTTTCTGTGGAAGGCGATGCTTCAGTCATCGGAGACAGCAAGGATATTAATGCCAATCCGATGTTTACCGAATACGGGGTGGCTCCTGCACTGATCAGGGCCGGGAAGGTACCGGGTACTGTCACCATCAAAGCCTCAGCAAAAGGACTCGAGTCAGGGATGGCCAGTGTACAGCTAGTGCCCAACGAACCTGATAGGATGATATCACAGGCCAAGCCGATATATGATTTTACTTCCACAAACGTGGACATAGGAGCCAACGACCAACTGGTGCAGTTTGGATGGGAATATTGGTTGGGAAAAGAGGAGGAAGCATCCAATTATGAAATACCGGGATTTGAGGAAGCCACCGTCCGGGTGACCACTACCAGTGGGGAAGGAATAATCAGATGGCTGGGAGAAATGAATGTCATTGGCAAATATGGTTTTGTTTATGGAGATGGCCTTCTTGGTATCGATGATAAGGGCATTCAGCTTACTTTTTCAGGGTTGCCCGCTGGTACTTACCGACTAAAGACTTGGCATCATGCGCCTCAAAGCAACTCTGATGAAATGGACCCGAACAAGGAGAAATTAAAGCATATCAGGATCTTGGATATTCCCCATGAGCGTTCATTGACGATCAAAAGTGACCAATCCGAGGAAGTAGTGAAAGTAACTGAAGGAAAGAACATGCAAGAAGCCCAACCCGGGATAGCCACGGTTTATATTAAGGTAGAAGAAGGAAGGGAGACCGTGGTCTATATCAATGGTCATGAAGGTAAAGGTATCTGGCTAAATGGGTTCCAGTTATCTGAGTGGTTTTCTGAATACTAA
- a CDS encoding sulfatase-like hydrolase/transferase, producing MKTKGTVYFIGLLISFGMLVVSDLQGQDRPNVVIIYTDDHRYSGVGALMDGQVDTPNMDRLVEEGVSFDRAYLMGAFTGATCVASRAMLLTGRNVFNLKGAGHTIPANHPTLGEVFRKSGYYTYIIGKWHQDNASLARSFDSGAALMSRGMYLEDHFRMPLWDWDPSGEYPLEKGYVIKTDHQGKWYRKGLEGVGPSGPIATEGQGPHTSEIYAHEAKKFLEDYDKKPPFLMYLAFHAPHDPRQAPMSFRNAYPSAQINLPPSYMPMHGFDNGHMFLRDEQLAPWPRTEDRMKEELADYYAIISHLDAQIGKVVNTLKATGEYENTIVVLVGDSGLAVGNHGLIGKQNLYDEDGIHVPFVFSGGAVRAKGRREQAFAYIHDILPTLGELTGVPIPKNIDGKSLAPIIRGEEESVRDHTYHAYRQFQRAYRKGDYKLIEYVRAKDSNKKLGGFQAGSKVTQLFNIAKDPWEINNLAINPNYFDKVKELQKEMKAMAAKLNDNKSQLGMEYDFWDYYQ from the coding sequence ATGAAGACTAAAGGAACGGTTTATTTTATCGGCCTCTTGATTAGCTTCGGCATGCTGGTTGTATCCGACTTGCAGGGACAGGACAGGCCCAATGTGGTCATTATCTATACGGATGATCATCGGTATTCTGGGGTGGGAGCCTTGATGGATGGGCAGGTCGATACCCCTAATATGGATAGGCTGGTGGAAGAAGGAGTGTCCTTTGACAGGGCCTACCTGATGGGGGCGTTTACGGGAGCTACCTGCGTTGCGAGCAGGGCCATGCTGTTGACTGGCCGGAATGTTTTTAACCTAAAGGGAGCGGGCCATACGATCCCGGCAAATCATCCCACCCTAGGAGAGGTCTTCAGGAAATCGGGTTATTATACCTATATCATAGGCAAGTGGCACCAAGACAACGCTTCTTTGGCAAGGTCATTTGATAGTGGGGCGGCATTGATGAGCAGAGGCATGTATTTAGAAGACCACTTTCGCATGCCCCTGTGGGACTGGGATCCTAGTGGAGAGTACCCGCTTGAGAAGGGATATGTGATCAAGACCGACCATCAAGGCAAGTGGTACCGAAAAGGCCTGGAAGGAGTAGGGCCCAGCGGGCCTATTGCTACCGAGGGTCAAGGCCCCCATACCTCCGAGATATATGCACATGAAGCCAAAAAGTTCTTGGAAGATTACGATAAAAAGCCCCCATTTTTAATGTACCTGGCTTTTCACGCCCCACATGATCCCCGACAAGCGCCGATGTCATTTAGAAATGCCTATCCTTCTGCCCAAATTAACCTTCCTCCATCTTATATGCCAATGCATGGCTTCGATAATGGTCATATGTTTTTGCGGGATGAGCAATTGGCCCCTTGGCCAAGGACAGAGGATAGGATGAAAGAGGAGCTAGCGGACTATTACGCTATCATTAGTCACCTGGATGCCCAGATAGGCAAAGTCGTGAATACCTTAAAAGCCACTGGAGAATATGAGAATACCATCGTGGTACTGGTAGGGGATAGTGGACTGGCTGTAGGTAATCATGGCTTGATTGGCAAACAAAACTTATACGATGAAGATGGAATTCACGTGCCCTTTGTATTCAGCGGAGGGGCAGTTCGGGCAAAAGGCAGGAGGGAGCAGGCCTTTGCCTATATCCATGATATCTTACCCACCCTGGGAGAGCTTACAGGCGTCCCCATACCAAAGAACATAGACGGCAAAAGTTTAGCCCCTATCATCAGAGGAGAAGAAGAAAGTGTGAGGGATCATACCTACCATGCCTATCGGCAGTTTCAAAGGGCCTACAGGAAAGGAGATTACAAATTAATTGAATACGTAAGGGCAAAAGATAGCAATAAGAAATTAGGGGGATTTCAGGCGGGGTCCAAGGTGACCCAACTCTTCAACATCGCCAAAGACCCTTGGGAGATCAATAATCTAGCGATAAATCCCAACTATTTTGATAAAGTCAAAGAGCTTCAAAAAGAGATGAAAGCAATGGCCGCAAAGCTGAATGACAACAAATCCCAGCTGGGTATGGAATATGATTTTTGGGATTATTACCAGTGA
- a CDS encoding alpha-L-fucosidase: MTNVIRFVVAVGYMTVLVGCKSSQQEEKKYQPEWSSLQKHPVPEWFEDAKFGIYFHWGPYSVPAHKTEWYSHHMYIEGNPIRKYHEQTYGPLDEFGYKDFIPMFTAENFDAGAWAKLFKKAGAQFAGPVAEHADGFAMWDSKLTTWDAMDMGPHRDIVGEMEKAIREEEMKFIITYHRHWLYSWFPTWDTQVDAGNPKWEGLYGPKVPKGTFVMANTPTDPLPDDAFNQEWLDRLDELMDNYQPDMIWFDNKMDIIGEEYRKQFLANYYNKALEWDREVVCTYKSEDMAEGSAVLDLERSRMSEKKDFPWLTDDSIDWEAWSYIANPRYKSANRIVDFLVDVVSKNGSLLLNIPPTPDGKIPEAVESRLLELGEWLSVNGEAIYGTRPWKIYGEGPQEITEGHLSEHKNPPATSKDIRFTTKDNHLYITVLGWPSDSLAVRSLGKAEGYLDQQISSIQLLGDNQQLSWQRTDEALMIQLPNAKHGNYAHAFKVTFKQ, from the coding sequence ATGACAAATGTTATAAGATTCGTAGTGGCAGTGGGGTACATGACGGTGCTCGTGGGCTGTAAGTCTTCCCAACAGGAGGAGAAAAAATACCAGCCTGAGTGGTCATCTCTACAGAAACATCCCGTTCCTGAGTGGTTTGAGGATGCTAAGTTTGGTATTTATTTCCACTGGGGGCCCTATTCCGTACCTGCCCATAAAACGGAATGGTACAGCCATCATATGTACATCGAAGGAAATCCTATCAGAAAATACCATGAACAGACCTATGGTCCTTTGGATGAATTTGGGTACAAGGATTTCATACCCATGTTTACAGCGGAGAACTTTGATGCGGGTGCTTGGGCGAAACTGTTTAAGAAAGCCGGCGCCCAGTTTGCCGGGCCGGTGGCTGAGCATGCTGATGGATTTGCGATGTGGGACAGTAAGCTCACGACATGGGATGCCATGGACATGGGACCCCATCGTGATATAGTGGGTGAAATGGAAAAGGCTATTCGTGAAGAGGAAATGAAATTCATCATTACCTATCACCGACATTGGCTGTACAGTTGGTTTCCTACTTGGGACACGCAGGTGGATGCTGGTAATCCCAAATGGGAAGGCCTCTATGGCCCAAAAGTACCCAAAGGTACCTTCGTAATGGCGAATACCCCCACTGATCCGTTACCGGACGACGCATTTAACCAAGAGTGGTTGGACAGGTTGGATGAATTGATGGATAACTACCAGCCGGACATGATCTGGTTTGACAATAAAATGGACATTATTGGAGAGGAGTACAGAAAACAGTTTTTGGCCAATTATTACAACAAGGCCTTGGAATGGGATCGGGAAGTAGTCTGCACTTATAAGTCAGAAGATATGGCAGAAGGAAGTGCCGTGCTTGACCTAGAGCGATCCAGAATGAGTGAGAAAAAGGATTTTCCTTGGCTTACAGATGATTCGATTGACTGGGAAGCGTGGTCTTATATAGCGAATCCAAGGTATAAGTCTGCCAACAGAATAGTGGATTTTTTGGTGGATGTAGTAAGCAAAAACGGTTCTTTGTTGCTGAATATTCCCCCGACACCAGATGGGAAAATTCCCGAAGCAGTAGAGAGCCGATTGCTTGAATTAGGAGAATGGTTATCTGTAAATGGAGAAGCTATATACGGAACCAGACCTTGGAAGATATATGGAGAAGGGCCGCAGGAAATTACCGAAGGGCACTTATCAGAACATAAAAATCCTCCTGCTACATCAAAAGATATCCGGTTTACGACAAAGGACAACCACCTGTACATTACCGTTTTGGGCTGGCCAAGTGATAGCCTTGCGGTCCGGAGTTTGGGCAAGGCCGAAGGCTATTTGGATCAGCAAATCAGTTCTATCCAGCTATTGGGCGATAACCAGCAGCTTAGTTGGCAAAGAACGGATGAAGCCCTGATGATACAATTGCCCAATGCCAAACATGGAAATTATGCCCACGCTTTTAAAGTGACATTTAAGCAGTGA